A section of the Leptospira kobayashii genome encodes:
- the pdhA gene encoding pyruvate dehydrogenase (acetyl-transferring) E1 component subunit alpha: MVLIRKFEEAAAKAYSIGKIGGFLHLYIGQEAVGVGSIAALEPKDYIVSTYRDHGHALARGLKPKPLMAELFGKATGISKGNGGSMHFFDKNAHFMGGHGIVGGHISLAAGIAFSSKYKKEDSVTICFFGEGAANIGSFHEGLNLAAIWKLPVVFICENNHYAMGTPEYRALAVKDVSVRAYAYDMARDHIEGDEVRKVHDHVKVAVDRARRGEGPTLIEISTYRFRGHSMSDPAKYRTKEELDSYKKKDPLFRARTELISAGILEKDLDALDLSIQEEVDEAYQFADESPEPPLSQLYQSVYAEDK; the protein is encoded by the coding sequence ATGGTACTTATCCGCAAATTTGAAGAGGCTGCTGCAAAAGCGTACAGCATCGGAAAGATCGGAGGATTTTTACATTTGTACATCGGTCAAGAAGCGGTGGGAGTCGGTTCCATCGCCGCACTCGAACCTAAAGATTATATCGTTTCTACCTATAGGGATCACGGACATGCGCTGGCCCGAGGTCTGAAACCCAAACCTCTTATGGCTGAACTTTTCGGAAAAGCCACGGGGATCTCCAAAGGAAACGGAGGTTCCATGCATTTCTTCGATAAAAACGCACATTTTATGGGAGGACATGGAATCGTGGGAGGGCATATTTCCCTCGCTGCGGGAATTGCGTTCTCTTCCAAATACAAAAAAGAAGATTCCGTTACCATTTGTTTTTTCGGAGAAGGAGCGGCTAACATAGGTTCTTTCCACGAAGGTTTGAACCTTGCCGCCATCTGGAAACTTCCCGTTGTATTTATCTGCGAAAACAATCATTACGCCATGGGAACTCCCGAATATCGCGCATTAGCCGTAAAGGACGTATCCGTTCGCGCTTATGCTTACGATATGGCTCGCGATCATATAGAAGGAGATGAGGTGCGCAAAGTACACGACCATGTGAAAGTGGCTGTGGACCGTGCCCGAAGAGGCGAAGGCCCTACTCTCATTGAAATCTCAACTTACCGTTTTCGGGGACATTCTATGTCCGACCCGGCCAAATACAGAACCAAAGAAGAATTGGATTCTTATAAAAAGAAAGATCCTCTCTTTCGTGCCCGGACCGAACTTATCAGTGCGGGGATTTTGGAAAAGGATTTGGACGCGCTGGATTTATCCATTCAGGAAGAAGTGGACGAAGCATATCAATTTGCAGACGAATCTCCCGAACCTCCTCTTTCCCAACTCTACCAAAGCGTTTACGCGGAGGACAAATAG
- a CDS encoding pyruvate dehydrogenase complex E1 component subunit beta: protein MAILTYREALNRAMVEEMEKDPLIYLMGEEVGHYQGAYKVSQGMLDKFGEERVIDTPISENGFAGIGVGSAMTGLRPIIEFMTWNFSLVAIDQIINSAAKMNYMSGGQFPMPIVFRGAGGVGGRLGAQHSQAFESWYAHCPGMKVVCPATPKDAYGLLKSSIRDNNPTIFIESEVLYGTKGEVPEQEYTIPLGLADIKRKGTDLSIITWSRALGFAEEAAKILEKEGISIEIVDLRSLRPLDEQAIYESVKKTNRALVVEEGWPVAGFGAQVAYLIQKNAFDYLDHPVERVTQKDVPMPYAANLERESLPNAERVAQAVREILR from the coding sequence ATGGCGATTCTTACTTATAGAGAAGCATTGAATCGTGCCATGGTGGAAGAGATGGAAAAAGATCCATTGATTTATCTGATGGGGGAAGAAGTAGGACATTACCAAGGTGCTTATAAAGTTTCCCAAGGGATGCTCGACAAATTCGGAGAAGAAAGAGTGATCGACACTCCTATTTCAGAAAACGGATTTGCAGGGATAGGAGTCGGATCGGCAATGACCGGCCTTCGTCCCATCATCGAATTTATGACTTGGAATTTTTCACTCGTAGCAATCGACCAGATCATCAATTCGGCAGCTAAGATGAATTATATGAGTGGAGGACAATTTCCCATGCCGATCGTATTTCGAGGTGCAGGTGGTGTGGGAGGGAGACTGGGAGCCCAACATTCGCAAGCCTTCGAATCCTGGTATGCCCATTGCCCCGGAATGAAAGTAGTCTGTCCCGCAACTCCGAAAGATGCTTACGGTCTTCTCAAATCTTCCATTCGGGACAACAACCCTACCATATTCATCGAATCGGAAGTATTGTACGGAACCAAAGGAGAAGTACCCGAACAGGAATACACAATCCCTTTAGGTCTCGCTGACATCAAAAGAAAAGGAACCGATCTTTCCATCATCACTTGGTCGAGGGCACTCGGTTTCGCAGAAGAAGCCGCAAAAATATTGGAAAAAGAAGGAATCTCAATAGAGATCGTAGATCTAAGGAGCTTACGTCCGCTAGACGAACAGGCAATTTACGAGTCTGTTAAAAAAACAAACAGAGCTTTGGTTGTGGAAGAAGGTTGGCCGGTAGCCGGATTCGGTGCGCAAGTAGCTTACCTGATTCAGAAAAACGCTTTTGATTATCTGGATCACCCAGTGGAAAGAGTGACTCAAAAAGATGTTCCTATGCCCTATGCGGCAAATTTGGAAAGGGAAAGTCTTCCCAATGCAGAAAGGGTCGCGCAAGCGGTAAGGGAGATCTTGAGGTAA
- a CDS encoding pyruvate dehydrogenase complex dihydrolipoamide acetyltransferase, with product MAKIQEMTQLSPTMEEGTIVKWIKKEGDSVSPGEVLAEVETDKAVMEMEAYDSGVLLKILETEGAKLKVGRALAIIGKPGEDITSLLEKAKSQSSSVPSTVAVAKETTSSKESKSEVTPAPQVKEETKPVIEIKRETVSETKSVSPEIRGQARVLASPLAKSIAIENGIDLHSIIGTGPEGRITKKDVLDSLGNKQSSGGFVASGFTAAKDESIPIGGMRKTIAKRLKESKQNLPHFYLNVDVNASELEKFRAALNDFKDKNLGDSYPKVSVNDIIIKAVASSLKLHPKVNASWQEDSILQYGRIDVGVAVSLEGGLLTPVIRNTDSKSIFAISGEVKDLAKKARDRKLKPEEFSNGTFTISNLGMYGISRFTAIINEPESAILAVGGIEDKPVVQNGQVVAGRVLSLMMSCDHRVIDGAVGAEFLRTLKSFLENPSLLGGF from the coding sequence ATGGCTAAAATACAGGAAATGACTCAACTTTCTCCCACTATGGAAGAAGGAACTATTGTTAAATGGATTAAAAAGGAAGGAGATTCCGTTTCTCCCGGTGAAGTGTTGGCCGAGGTGGAAACGGACAAAGCCGTTATGGAAATGGAAGCCTACGATTCGGGAGTCTTGTTAAAGATTTTGGAAACGGAAGGAGCCAAATTAAAAGTAGGACGCGCACTTGCCATTATCGGAAAACCGGGGGAAGACATCACTTCCCTCCTGGAAAAAGCAAAATCACAGAGTTCTTCTGTGCCTTCAACTGTAGCTGTAGCAAAAGAAACAACTAGCTCTAAAGAATCCAAATCGGAAGTAACCCCGGCTCCTCAGGTCAAAGAAGAAACAAAACCAGTCATTGAAATCAAAAGAGAAACTGTCTCGGAAACAAAATCAGTTTCCCCCGAAATCAGAGGCCAAGCAAGAGTACTAGCTTCCCCCCTTGCCAAGTCGATTGCAATTGAAAACGGAATCGATTTGCATTCCATCATCGGAACGGGACCGGAAGGTAGGATCACTAAAAAAGATGTATTGGATTCACTTGGCAACAAACAATCCTCAGGTGGTTTTGTGGCTTCGGGTTTTACCGCCGCAAAAGATGAATCCATCCCGATCGGAGGAATGAGAAAAACGATCGCCAAACGATTGAAAGAATCCAAACAAAATCTCCCTCACTTTTATTTGAATGTAGATGTGAATGCAAGCGAGCTTGAAAAATTCAGAGCTGCATTGAATGATTTTAAAGACAAAAACTTAGGCGATTCCTATCCCAAGGTCAGCGTAAATGATATCATCATCAAAGCGGTGGCAAGTAGTTTGAAACTTCACCCCAAAGTAAATGCCAGCTGGCAGGAAGATTCCATTTTGCAATACGGAAGGATAGATGTGGGAGTGGCCGTTTCTTTGGAAGGCGGGCTACTTACACCTGTTATTCGAAATACGGATTCTAAATCCATTTTTGCCATTTCAGGGGAAGTCAAAGATCTGGCGAAAAAAGCAAGAGATCGGAAATTAAAACCGGAAGAATTTTCCAATGGAACTTTCACCATTTCCAATCTGGGGATGTACGGAATCAGTCGTTTCACTGCTATCATCAATGAACCGGAAAGCGCCATCTTGGCTGTGGGTGGAATCGAGGACAAACCTGTGGTGCAAAACGGACAGGTGGTAGCCGGAAGAGTTTTATCCCTTATGATGTCTTGTGATCATAGAGTGATTGATGGAGCTGTGGGGGCCGAGTTTCTAAGAACTTTAAAATCGTTTTTGGAAAATCCAAGTCTACTCGGGGGATTTTAA
- the fliG gene encoding flagellar motor switch protein FliG has product MQKPNDLSTPTGVRKAALLLLSLGGDQAAEILKHLDDAMLESVILEMSRIRAISKEEREKILTEFHSTLTELKDGAKGGLATAKSLLEKSVGSEKANVILKKINKEETKNDFEFLNGVEPSVLQSMLSSESPQVIAVTLSNLDPKNAADVLKLFPKADQTKIAMRLATTSKTHPDVIQNIARILKKRYEERDQREYSEAGGAHVLANILNYMEKGIEDTILQELDENSPEVASQVREQLYTFEDILQLDAKEMRILINKLADDEAISLAIRGAGDEIRSKFLKNMSANRASDILDALDLKPRVTLREINEARSKIVQIARELEDENLILFKKEKEEYVE; this is encoded by the coding sequence ATGCAGAAGCCGAATGATCTATCCACTCCCACAGGTGTCCGAAAGGCCGCCCTCCTCCTACTTTCCTTGGGTGGAGACCAAGCTGCTGAAATCCTAAAACATCTAGACGATGCGATGCTCGAGTCAGTGATTCTGGAAATGTCCCGAATTCGGGCGATCTCCAAAGAAGAAAGGGAAAAAATTCTCACAGAATTTCATTCCACACTGACCGAACTCAAAGACGGAGCCAAAGGAGGACTTGCTACTGCAAAATCTCTTTTGGAAAAATCAGTCGGTTCGGAAAAGGCGAATGTAATCCTAAAAAAAATCAATAAAGAAGAAACTAAAAACGACTTTGAGTTTTTGAACGGAGTGGAACCAAGTGTTTTGCAATCCATGTTATCTTCCGAGTCTCCCCAAGTCATCGCCGTTACACTCTCCAATCTGGATCCGAAAAATGCTGCGGACGTATTGAAACTTTTTCCCAAGGCAGATCAGACAAAAATCGCGATGAGGCTTGCCACAACTTCCAAAACACATCCAGATGTGATTCAAAATATTGCACGAATCCTAAAGAAACGTTACGAAGAAAGGGACCAAAGGGAATATTCGGAAGCAGGTGGAGCACATGTACTCGCAAATATCCTCAATTATATGGAAAAAGGAATAGAGGACACCATCTTACAAGAATTAGACGAAAATTCTCCGGAAGTGGCAAGCCAGGTTCGGGAACAATTATATACTTTTGAAGATATTCTTCAATTGGATGCAAAGGAAATGAGAATACTAATCAACAAATTGGCGGATGATGAAGCGATTTCCCTTGCGATCCGAGGAGCAGGAGATGAAATACGATCCAAATTTCTGAAAAATATGTCTGCGAACAGAGCTTCCGACATACTTGATGCACTTGATTTAAAACCAAGAGTGACTCTCAGGGAAATCAACGAAGCCAGAAGCAAAATCGTACAAATTGCACGGGAATTGGAAGATGAA